In Odontesthes bonariensis isolate fOdoBon6 chromosome 20, fOdoBon6.hap1, whole genome shotgun sequence, a genomic segment contains:
- the ssr1 gene encoding translocon-associated protein subunit alpha isoform X1 has protein sequence MMKFIPKLLLLVLLAFPATLLIKGPVANAQDLTEDEEAEAVDEDVVDDVTAEDEDDEAEVEDDENTELTEEKEDEEEEALVGEVKASPNADTTILFVKGEDFPANDIVKFLMGFTNKGSENFIVESLDASFRYPQDYQFYIQNFTALQLGILVPPGRQATFEYSFIPAEPMGGRPFGLVINLNYKDNTGNIFQDAVFNQTVTVIEREDGLDGETIFMYVFLSGLGLLVIVGLHQLLESRKRRRPAPKVETGTSSHNDVDLSWIPQETLNQIMQSRRDKASPRRSPRKRNQKRSAGSDE, from the exons ATGATGAAATTTATACCTAAACTGTTGCTACTGGTATTGTTGGCCTTTCCGGCGACTCTCCTCATTAAAG GACCGGTGGCGAATGCCCAGGATCTGACTGAGGATGAGGAGGCCGAGGCTGTGGATGAAGATGTTGTTGACGATGTGACAGCAGAGGACGAAGACGATGAGGCTGAAGTGGAAGACGACGAGAATACGGAACTG ACGGAAGAAAaggaagatgaagaggaagaagcGTTGGTTGGTGAGGTGAAAGCTTCCCCCAATGCAGACACTACCATCCTGTTCGTCAAAGGAGAAG ACTTCCCAGCCAACGATATCGTCAAGTTCCTGATGGGCTTCACCAACAAGGGCTCAGAGAACTTCATCGTGGAGTCTCTGGATGCTTCTTTCCGTTACCCTCAG GATTACCAGTTCTACATCCAGAACTTCACTGCTCTCCAGCTCGGCATCCTGGTCCCTCCTGGCAGACAAGCCACCTTCGAGTACTCCTTCATCCCCGCAGAACCAATGGGTGGGCGGCCCTTTGGACTCGTCATCAACCTCAACTACAAGGACAACACT ggaaacatttTCCAGGATGCTGTGTTCAACCAGACAGTCACCGTCATCGAGAGGGAGGATGGACTGGATGGAGAAAC GATCTTCATGTACGTCTTCCTGTCAGGCCTCGGGCTGCTTGTCATTGTAGGCCTTCACCAGCTGCTGGAGTCCAGAAAG AGGAGGCGCCCAGCACCAAAGGTAGAAACGGGAACTTCGAGCCACAACGACGTCGATCTGAGCTGGATCCCTCAGGAAACACTCAACCAGATCA TGCAGAGTCGCAGAG aCAAGGCCTCTCCGAGAAGATCTCCTCGCAAAAGGAACCAGAAACGCTCGGCCGGCTCAGACGAGTGA
- the ssr1 gene encoding translocon-associated protein subunit alpha isoform X2, translating into MMKFIPKLLLLVLLAFPATLLIKGPVANAQDLTEDEEAEAVDEDVVDDVTAEDEDDEAEVEDDENTELTEEKEDEEEEALVGEVKASPNADTTILFVKGEDFPANDIVKFLMGFTNKGSENFIVESLDASFRYPQDYQFYIQNFTALQLGILVPPGRQATFEYSFIPAEPMGGRPFGLVINLNYKDNTGNIFQDAVFNQTVTVIEREDGLDGETIFMYVFLSGLGLLVIVGLHQLLESRKRRRPAPKVETGTSSHNDVDLSWIPQETLNQINKASPRRSPRKRNQKRSAGSDE; encoded by the exons ATGATGAAATTTATACCTAAACTGTTGCTACTGGTATTGTTGGCCTTTCCGGCGACTCTCCTCATTAAAG GACCGGTGGCGAATGCCCAGGATCTGACTGAGGATGAGGAGGCCGAGGCTGTGGATGAAGATGTTGTTGACGATGTGACAGCAGAGGACGAAGACGATGAGGCTGAAGTGGAAGACGACGAGAATACGGAACTG ACGGAAGAAAaggaagatgaagaggaagaagcGTTGGTTGGTGAGGTGAAAGCTTCCCCCAATGCAGACACTACCATCCTGTTCGTCAAAGGAGAAG ACTTCCCAGCCAACGATATCGTCAAGTTCCTGATGGGCTTCACCAACAAGGGCTCAGAGAACTTCATCGTGGAGTCTCTGGATGCTTCTTTCCGTTACCCTCAG GATTACCAGTTCTACATCCAGAACTTCACTGCTCTCCAGCTCGGCATCCTGGTCCCTCCTGGCAGACAAGCCACCTTCGAGTACTCCTTCATCCCCGCAGAACCAATGGGTGGGCGGCCCTTTGGACTCGTCATCAACCTCAACTACAAGGACAACACT ggaaacatttTCCAGGATGCTGTGTTCAACCAGACAGTCACCGTCATCGAGAGGGAGGATGGACTGGATGGAGAAAC GATCTTCATGTACGTCTTCCTGTCAGGCCTCGGGCTGCTTGTCATTGTAGGCCTTCACCAGCTGCTGGAGTCCAGAAAG AGGAGGCGCCCAGCACCAAAGGTAGAAACGGGAACTTCGAGCCACAACGACGTCGATCTGAGCTGGATCCCTCAGGAAACACTCAACCAGATCA aCAAGGCCTCTCCGAGAAGATCTCCTCGCAAAAGGAACCAGAAACGCTCGGCCGGCTCAGACGAGTGA